Proteins from a genomic interval of Azotosporobacter soli:
- a CDS encoding STAS domain-containing protein codes for MEILLSEIGAIKVVRLPVELDGAAAEETQALFTSLIQAGHVKILCDLSATERVSPAGLNVFLAAFKEVHERQGQMAFCRLQPAVREVFVAAGLTHIYKYYDFGEALQVSILKELSSEFDEYVDLHEIRLQRQEDCLRIDLFLEFDGNKRMAAVQQSINKIKRNLEEKIKGSEVCVIPTTAAV; via the coding sequence GTGGAAATTTTGCTGAGTGAGATCGGCGCGATCAAGGTGGTGCGTCTGCCGGTCGAACTGGACGGTGCGGCGGCCGAAGAGACGCAGGCTCTCTTTACGTCTTTGATCCAGGCAGGGCATGTGAAGATCCTATGCGACTTGTCTGCGACAGAACGCGTTTCGCCTGCAGGGCTGAACGTATTTCTTGCGGCGTTTAAAGAGGTGCATGAACGCCAGGGCCAGATGGCTTTTTGTCGTCTGCAGCCTGCGGTGCGTGAAGTCTTCGTCGCGGCGGGACTGACGCACATCTATAAATACTATGATTTTGGCGAGGCGCTTCAGGTCAGCATCTTAAAGGAACTGTCGAGCGAATTCGACGAGTATGTCGACTTGCATGAAATTCGCTTGCAACGCCAGGAAGATTGTCTGCGCATCGATCTGTTCCTCGAGTTCGACGGCAACAAACGAATGGCGGCCGTACAGCAAAGCATCAATAAGATTAAGCGGAATCTCGAAGAAAAGATCAAAGGCAGCGAAGTCTGCGTCATTCCGACGACCGCGGCCGTATAA
- a CDS encoding STAS domain-containing protein: MTDNVKCITVLPRVDSNNAKQVEEQLLEAIQGGAQKLICDFSDNSYISSAGLRVFLSAMKLMTKSGGQLVICSLSPFVREVFDMAGFSQIFTICSNKEEALAAVN, encoded by the coding sequence ATGACAGACAATGTGAAATGCATTACGGTATTGCCGCGTGTGGATTCGAACAATGCGAAGCAGGTAGAGGAGCAGCTGCTCGAAGCGATTCAAGGCGGCGCGCAGAAATTGATCTGCGATTTCAGCGACAACAGCTACATCTCGAGCGCCGGCTTGCGCGTCTTTCTCAGTGCGATGAAGCTGATGACGAAATCCGGCGGTCAGCTGGTGATCTGTTCGCTGAGTCCGTTTGTGCGCGAAGTGTTTGACATGGCCGGTTTCAGCCAGATCTTCACGATTTGTTCCAATAAGGAAGAAGCGCTGGCGGCCGTGAACTAG
- a CDS encoding serine protease encodes MSFSAQRILPILLILGLLFSSVGAAASKPFGSELSETSFTQKFLTGRSLDAVEGIWNMKGGNLTFQLAISRNTTGGYSDYDYLGVFLQSLGSSMPYWSNGDFCLGLKKTADAAFNNGFWLIPNLLWTDKIATPISYVAASDTLQLTFPGAFGQAINLTGSRSGQTPSSGIRSGSGFFITTSLVVTCAHLVEGANQISVEFHGDSKLPASRIAVDRVNDLALLRVSGLEVFVTPLPLAPARGASIGERVYAAAFPTPAQLGRSLKFSDGIINGLNGLADDPRAFQISISVPPGASGGPLLNGKGQVTGIVINNQALGYFFYKGQTIPGAAQFAIKSSALSALLNSLGDSEHYSVGDAAAANLDLPQIAELAKNAAVLVEVK; translated from the coding sequence ATGTCATTTTCAGCGCAGCGCATCCTACCGATCCTGCTCATCCTCGGTTTGCTCTTTTCAAGCGTTGGCGCGGCCGCTTCAAAACCGTTCGGCAGCGAACTGAGCGAAACCAGCTTCACGCAGAAGTTCCTGACCGGGCGCAGTTTGGACGCTGTAGAGGGCATCTGGAATATGAAAGGCGGTAACCTTACTTTTCAACTGGCGATCAGTCGCAACACCACCGGCGGCTATAGCGACTACGATTATCTGGGCGTCTTTCTGCAGTCGCTCGGCAGCTCGATGCCGTATTGGAGCAATGGCGATTTTTGCCTGGGTCTGAAAAAAACCGCCGATGCCGCTTTTAACAACGGCTTCTGGCTGATCCCCAATCTGCTTTGGACCGATAAAATTGCCACACCGATCAGCTATGTCGCCGCGAGCGATACGCTGCAGCTTACCTTTCCCGGCGCATTTGGTCAGGCCATCAACCTGACCGGCAGTCGCAGCGGGCAAACGCCTTCCTCCGGCATCCGCAGCGGCAGCGGCTTTTTCATCACAACCTCGCTGGTCGTGACCTGCGCGCATCTTGTCGAGGGCGCCAATCAGATCAGCGTCGAATTTCACGGCGACAGCAAGCTGCCGGCCAGCCGCATCGCCGTTGATCGCGTCAATGACCTGGCCTTGCTGCGCGTGTCGGGCCTGGAAGTTTTCGTCACGCCGCTGCCGTTAGCGCCGGCGCGCGGCGCCAGCATCGGCGAACGGGTTTATGCCGCCGCTTTTCCGACTCCTGCGCAGCTCGGCCGCAGCCTCAAGTTTTCTGACGGCATTATCAACGGTCTGAACGGTCTGGCCGACGATCCGCGCGCTTTTCAAATCAGTATTTCGGTTCCGCCGGGTGCAAGCGGCGGTCCTCTGCTCAACGGCAAAGGACAGGTGACAGGCATTGTGATCAACAACCAGGCTTTGGGCTATTTCTTCTATAAAGGCCAGACCATTCCCGGCGCCGCTCAATTCGCCATCAAATCTTCCGCTTTGTCGGCGCTGCTTAACAGCCTCGGCGACAGCGAACACTACAGCGTCGGCGATGCCGCCGCTGCCAATCTGGATCTGCCGCAGATCGCCGAACTCGCGAAAAATGCAGCGGTATTGGTCGAAGTCAAATAG
- a CDS encoding HD domain-containing phosphohydrolase — protein sequence MAAKKILLIDESHLMRLQVRLLLEREGFQVAELDSVQDYFANLWRYAELDLLLLDVDSGERGGLAALRGMQEKPGEVWPAVFILSGNADRETIRTALCYGAKDYILKPFVSEDFLRKIAYFFHAGAGTSFKEKYDALVEEFRLNSEAILEEGEGAFPKEKIDALAEECFALVKGDVRLILFNHDYGVAGYTFRHSVNVALLSALIGQWMGLGDEKLRKLTVAGLLHDLGKMAIPPAILNKRGELTPDEREIVCNHPRKCLEILALQGYERELLFGILQHHERVDGSGYPEKLPGRAISLFARIIAVADVYDAMMSNRVYHHGVTPFVVIEQLVKDMAGKLDPLVCSVLLKNSKEQMVGQRVILADGRKAVIEEFEEGGFAEPVLQLPDGQRIRFNESSPVVRLKG from the coding sequence ATGGCGGCAAAAAAAATTCTGCTGATTGACGAATCGCACCTGATGCGTCTGCAGGTTCGCCTCTTGCTCGAACGGGAAGGCTTTCAGGTTGCGGAACTTGACAGCGTACAAGACTATTTTGCCAATCTTTGGCGTTATGCGGAACTCGATCTCTTGCTGCTTGACGTCGATTCAGGCGAGCGGGGCGGTCTGGCTGCGCTGCGTGGAATGCAGGAGAAGCCGGGCGAAGTATGGCCGGCGGTCTTTATCCTATCCGGCAACGCGGACAGGGAAACGATACGAACTGCGCTCTGTTACGGCGCGAAAGACTACATTCTCAAGCCGTTTGTAAGCGAGGATTTTTTGCGCAAGATCGCTTATTTTTTTCATGCCGGAGCCGGCACGAGCTTCAAAGAAAAGTATGATGCACTGGTTGAAGAATTTCGTTTGAACAGTGAAGCAATCTTAGAAGAGGGCGAAGGCGCCTTTCCTAAGGAGAAGATCGACGCGCTGGCGGAAGAATGTTTCGCGCTCGTCAAGGGCGACGTGCGGCTGATCCTGTTCAATCACGATTACGGCGTTGCCGGTTATACGTTTCGCCATTCGGTGAATGTGGCGCTGCTGTCCGCGTTGATCGGGCAGTGGATGGGACTGGGCGATGAGAAGCTGCGCAAACTGACGGTGGCAGGTTTGCTGCATGATCTGGGGAAAATGGCGATTCCGCCCGCGATCCTGAATAAACGCGGCGAACTGACGCCGGACGAACGCGAAATTGTCTGCAACCATCCGCGCAAGTGCCTTGAGATACTGGCGCTGCAAGGTTATGAGCGCGAGTTGCTCTTCGGCATCCTGCAGCACCATGAACGGGTCGACGGCAGCGGCTATCCGGAAAAATTGCCGGGACGCGCGATTAGCCTCTTTGCGAGGATCATTGCGGTTGCCGATGTCTATGATGCGATGATGTCCAATCGCGTCTATCACCACGGCGTGACGCCGTTCGTGGTGATAGAACAATTGGTCAAGGATATGGCGGGTAAACTGGATCCGCTTGTCTGCTCCGTTTTGTTGAAAAACAGCAAAGAGCAGATGGTCGGTCAGCGCGTCATCCTGGCCGATGGAAGAAAAGCCGTGATTGAGGAATTCGAAGAAGGCGGCTTTGCCGAACCGGTCTTGCAATTGCCGGACGGTCAGCGTATCCGGTTTAATGAAAGCAGTCCGGTGGTCCGCTTGAAAGGCTGA
- a CDS encoding ATP-binding protein: protein MTERAQQIFCAKDETVYEIIDFVKESMRDVGLSERKTMQLELVTEELVVNVSHYAYPGSSGTIQVDIAKEPDHVELIFSDEGQPFDPTAAKPPDLEGALEERDIGGLGIYLVHQLVDKVEYRRAENRNILTLTINRPQ, encoded by the coding sequence ATGACGGAGCGGGCACAGCAGATTTTTTGCGCAAAAGATGAAACGGTCTATGAGATCATCGATTTTGTCAAGGAAAGCATGAGAGATGTCGGCTTGAGCGAGCGGAAGACGATGCAGTTGGAACTGGTCACGGAAGAATTGGTCGTTAATGTCAGCCACTATGCGTATCCCGGGTCAAGCGGGACGATTCAGGTCGATATTGCGAAAGAACCGGACCATGTAGAGCTCATATTCAGCGACGAGGGGCAGCCGTTCGACCCGACCGCGGCGAAACCGCCGGATCTGGAAGGCGCACTGGAAGAACGCGATATCGGCGGTCTCGGCATTTATCTGGTGCACCAACTGGTGGACAAGGTGGAATACCGACGCGCAGAGAACCGCAATATCCTGACGCTGACGATCAACCGGCCGCAGTAA
- the corA gene encoding magnesium/cobalt transporter CorA, translating to MRKKRRSIAPKVGLSPGTLMHIGEIRAEEVKLRVIHYNAENIEEREQLPLEQLPGLVAQPGVTWIDIQGLDAKVVADVGSLFDVHPLILEDILNTNQRPKFEDYGEYLCIIAKSLTASQDEAGYESEQVSMILGEGYVISFRESSARANDVFAGVYERVVHGKGKLHTRRADYLFYALLDNLVDHYFLVLEEIGEKIENVEEEIVAQPNPGLLQDLHRLKREMIYIRKAVWPARELVGALGRGESAHIEEATHIYLRDLYDHVIQVIETVEIYREMLSGMQDIYLSSISNRMNEIMKLLTIISTIFIPLTFIAGVYGMNFENMPELKWQYGYYGVLSAMALAALTMAAYFRRRRWL from the coding sequence ATGCGAAAGAAAAGACGCTCGATTGCGCCGAAAGTGGGTTTGTCTCCAGGCACACTAATGCATATCGGCGAGATTCGCGCGGAGGAAGTCAAGCTTCGCGTTATCCATTACAATGCGGAAAACATTGAGGAACGAGAGCAGCTTCCTTTGGAACAGTTGCCCGGATTGGTTGCTCAACCGGGCGTGACCTGGATCGATATCCAAGGCTTGGATGCGAAGGTGGTGGCGGACGTCGGGTCTTTATTTGACGTGCATCCACTGATTCTCGAAGATATCCTGAACACCAATCAGCGTCCGAAGTTTGAAGATTATGGCGAATATCTGTGCATCATTGCCAAATCATTAACAGCGTCGCAAGATGAAGCCGGCTATGAAAGCGAACAGGTCAGCATGATCCTTGGCGAGGGGTATGTTATTTCCTTCCGGGAAAGCTCGGCGAGAGCAAACGATGTGTTTGCCGGCGTTTATGAGCGGGTTGTTCATGGCAAAGGGAAACTGCATACGCGCAGAGCCGACTATCTCTTTTATGCGCTATTGGACAATCTGGTCGACCATTATTTTCTGGTGCTGGAAGAGATTGGCGAAAAAATTGAAAATGTGGAGGAAGAGATTGTGGCGCAGCCGAATCCAGGCTTGCTCCAGGACCTGCACCGATTGAAACGGGAGATGATTTACATCCGCAAGGCAGTATGGCCGGCGCGCGAGTTGGTCGGCGCCCTTGGACGGGGGGAGTCGGCTCACATTGAGGAAGCGACGCACATTTACCTGCGTGATTTGTACGATCACGTCATTCAAGTCATCGAGACGGTCGAGATTTACCGCGAGATGCTGTCGGGCATGCAGGACATCTATCTCTCGAGCATCAGCAACCGAATGAACGAGATCATGAAACTGCTGACGATCATTTCGACGATTTTTATTCCGCTGACCTTTATTGCCGGGGTATACGGAATGAATTTTGAGAACATGCCGGAACTGAAGTGGCAATACGGCTATTATGGAGTCCTGAGCGCGATGGCGCTCGCGGCGCTGACGATGGCGGCGTATTTTAGGCGACGGCGTTGGCTGTAA
- a CDS encoding 2-oxoacid:acceptor oxidoreductase subunit alpha: MDTKPFTCLFGGEAGYGVMSAGSLVAKSAMRSGLSAVVVNEYPSLIKGGLNTCLVRIAEQTLLAYEEEVDFLGALSQPAFELNIGRVKKGGSVLYDTKAVRTDSIKTPEGVRLIGVDLSGALPEKGAKIMLNSVLLGGFCALSGFPAASLQATLEAEFSKAEVREKNRQAFENGRALVASVMTQTPSLSLRFSAAKGETMLINGNEAIAMAAIKGGCKFAAGYPMTPGSSVLSYLAEYGAPYGVVFKQAEDEIAAMNMLIGASFAGARCIGSTSGGGFALMTEALGFAAQAEIPLVMVNAQRGGPSTGQPTRTAQADLNFVLHASQGEFPRIIVAPGDVEECFYETFRLLNLVEKYQVQGIILTDKYLADSSFVQPFFKQEGLVIERGKRISEEELEQQERYLRYQLTEDGVSPRALPGQRGGRHIATSYSHGEDGFYSSGNHEYAGDEPQNTVAMLDKWYRKIPVMLRDIPGATLYGPQEADLTLIAWGSTKGAILEALAQEETGPYRVNFLQLRYIEPFPTEIVAAVLSKAKKTLLIEGNKTAQLGGVIRRHTGLAVDHLYLKYDSRPFVPTGIREKIREVMG, from the coding sequence TTGGACACGAAACCATTCACCTGCCTCTTCGGCGGCGAAGCCGGGTACGGCGTCATGAGCGCAGGCTCACTGGTGGCGAAGAGCGCGATGCGCAGCGGACTGAGCGCCGTCGTAGTCAATGAATATCCGTCGTTAATCAAAGGCGGTCTGAACACCTGCCTAGTGAGAATTGCCGAGCAGACTTTGCTCGCTTATGAAGAGGAGGTCGACTTTCTCGGCGCACTGTCGCAACCGGCGTTTGAATTGAATATCGGCAGAGTGAAAAAGGGCGGTAGCGTGCTGTACGATACGAAGGCGGTCAGGACGGATTCGATAAAGACGCCGGAAGGAGTTCGATTGATCGGCGTGGATCTGTCGGGTGCATTGCCCGAAAAAGGGGCAAAGATCATGCTGAACAGCGTGCTGCTCGGCGGTTTTTGTGCGCTGAGCGGCTTTCCGGCTGCTTCGTTGCAGGCGACGCTGGAAGCAGAGTTCAGCAAGGCCGAGGTGAGAGAGAAGAACAGGCAGGCGTTTGAAAACGGCCGCGCGCTCGTGGCCAGCGTGATGACGCAGACGCCGTCTCTTTCCCTGCGTTTTTCGGCAGCGAAAGGAGAGACTATGCTGATTAACGGCAACGAGGCGATCGCGATGGCGGCGATCAAAGGCGGCTGCAAGTTCGCCGCCGGATATCCGATGACGCCGGGCTCGAGCGTGCTTAGTTATCTGGCTGAATACGGCGCGCCGTACGGCGTGGTCTTTAAGCAGGCCGAAGACGAGATCGCGGCGATGAACATGCTGATCGGCGCTTCGTTTGCCGGCGCACGCTGCATCGGTTCCACGAGCGGCGGCGGTTTTGCGTTGATGACCGAAGCGCTCGGCTTTGCCGCGCAGGCCGAAATTCCGCTGGTCATGGTCAATGCGCAGCGGGGCGGGCCAAGCACCGGACAGCCGACGCGGACGGCGCAAGCCGATTTGAACTTTGTTTTGCATGCGTCGCAGGGTGAGTTTCCGCGCATCATCGTAGCGCCGGGGGACGTGGAAGAATGCTTCTACGAAACCTTCCGCCTGCTGAATCTGGTGGAAAAATACCAAGTGCAGGGGATCATCCTTACCGATAAATATCTGGCGGACTCGTCGTTTGTGCAGCCGTTTTTTAAACAGGAGGGTCTGGTAATTGAACGGGGCAAACGAATCAGTGAAGAGGAACTAGAACAACAGGAGCGCTATCTTCGCTATCAACTGACAGAAGACGGCGTATCGCCGCGCGCCTTGCCGGGACAGCGCGGCGGACGGCACATCGCGACCAGCTACAGTCATGGCGAAGACGGTTTTTACAGTTCGGGGAATCATGAATATGCCGGAGACGAGCCGCAAAACACCGTCGCGATGCTTGATAAGTGGTATCGCAAGATTCCCGTGATGCTGCGCGATATTCCGGGTGCGACGCTTTACGGTCCGCAAGAGGCGGATCTGACGCTCATCGCCTGGGGCTCGACCAAGGGGGCGATTCTCGAAGCGCTGGCGCAAGAGGAAACAGGGCCGTATCGGGTGAATTTCCTTCAACTGCGTTACATTGAACCGTTTCCGACTGAAATTGTTGCAGCGGTCTTAAGCAAAGCGAAAAAAACGTTGCTGATCGAAGGCAACAAGACGGCGCAATTAGGCGGCGTGATACGAAGACATACCGGACTGGCGGTCGACCATCTTTATCTAAAATATGATTCACGTCCGTTTGTTCCAACAGGCATCCGGGAAAAAATCAGGGAGGTGATGGGCTGA
- a CDS encoding DUF3369 domain-containing protein, whose translation MSDEILVFMDDEAESTVRQESWPILIVDDEPKIHSVTKLVLRDVVIDGRKLEFYSAYSAQQAKEFLQSNPAKIALIFLDVVMEEEDSGLKLVHYIRRELNNQLVRIILRTGQPGYAPESKVVLEYDINDYKEKTELTSQRLVTALVLALRSYRDLETIEENKRGLEQMIEAAPDVFRAQTLEAFAAAALGQLDGLLGLQAAKSFFAMRQENGTSPKIWAATGAFEVMRGQSVADAASADVVSRVQNALQEGRSCYQEDYLLLHRPGSNGAATCLIYLEALERLKRIDGKLLDIFCLHISAAFDKLNLRDEMDATLREMARREEAERALQEKNEELQTALSSLRQAQMQLVQQEKMAGIGQLAAGVAHEINNPLGFIGSNLGCLEQYVGQWQALWQRYGALKEAARSAAAELGEAADAIDALETRQQTALTLTDSLELLQESRDGLERIRRIIVGLRSFSRPSGEETWADYDLNQGLQTVLMLIGSEAQNCADFEVEEGTALVRGVKTQLEQVLMNIVLNALQAIREKGGAERGLIRIRTWQEADFVCCSISDNGAGLDKEKSGRVFEAFFTTRPVGKGVGLGLSIAYDVIVNKHHGKITFDSEAGQGTSVSFCLPQNQKE comes from the coding sequence ATGAGCGACGAGATATTGGTTTTTATGGATGATGAAGCGGAGTCGACGGTCAGGCAGGAAAGCTGGCCGATCCTGATCGTCGATGATGAGCCGAAGATCCATTCGGTGACGAAACTGGTGCTGCGCGATGTTGTCATTGACGGGCGAAAGCTCGAATTTTACAGCGCGTATTCGGCGCAGCAGGCGAAAGAGTTTCTGCAGTCGAATCCGGCGAAGATTGCGCTGATCTTCCTTGATGTCGTGATGGAGGAAGAGGATTCGGGGCTGAAACTGGTGCATTATATCCGCCGCGAACTGAATAATCAACTGGTGCGCATCATCTTGCGCACCGGGCAGCCGGGCTATGCGCCGGAATCAAAGGTTGTCCTGGAATATGACATCAACGATTACAAAGAAAAGACGGAACTTACTTCGCAGCGCTTGGTGACCGCGCTCGTCTTGGCGCTTCGTTCCTACCGCGACCTTGAAACGATTGAGGAAAACAAGCGCGGCTTGGAACAGATGATTGAGGCCGCGCCGGATGTTTTTCGCGCGCAGACACTCGAGGCCTTTGCGGCGGCAGCGCTTGGACAACTGGATGGCCTACTCGGCTTGCAGGCGGCAAAGAGCTTTTTTGCGATGCGACAAGAAAACGGAACATCGCCCAAGATATGGGCGGCAACGGGGGCGTTTGAAGTAATGCGGGGGCAGAGCGTCGCAGACGCTGCGTCGGCTGATGTGGTTAGTCGCGTGCAGAACGCGCTGCAGGAGGGACGGAGCTGTTACCAGGAGGATTATCTTCTGCTGCACCGGCCGGGCTCGAACGGCGCAGCGACTTGCCTGATCTATCTGGAAGCCTTGGAGCGGCTGAAAAGAATCGACGGAAAGCTGCTCGACATCTTCTGTTTGCATATTTCGGCCGCGTTTGACAAGTTGAACCTGCGCGATGAAATGGATGCCACGTTGCGCGAAATGGCAAGGCGGGAAGAAGCGGAACGGGCGCTGCAAGAGAAGAACGAGGAGTTGCAGACTGCGCTGTCCTCTTTGCGTCAGGCGCAAATGCAACTGGTGCAACAGGAGAAGATGGCCGGCATCGGCCAACTGGCGGCGGGCGTGGCGCATGAGATCAACAATCCGCTCGGCTTCATCGGCAGCAACCTTGGCTGTCTGGAACAGTATGTCGGGCAGTGGCAGGCGCTTTGGCAGCGCTATGGAGCTTTGAAAGAGGCGGCGAGAAGCGCGGCGGCAGAGCTGGGCGAAGCGGCGGACGCGATCGATGCGCTGGAAACGCGACAGCAGACTGCATTGACGCTTACAGACAGTCTGGAACTGCTGCAGGAATCGCGTGACGGCCTGGAACGGATCCGGCGCATCATCGTCGGCCTGCGCAGCTTTTCCCGACCGTCCGGCGAAGAGACCTGGGCGGACTATGATCTGAATCAGGGATTGCAGACGGTGCTGATGTTGATCGGCAGCGAAGCGCAAAACTGTGCGGATTTCGAAGTGGAAGAGGGAACGGCGCTCGTTCGCGGCGTCAAAACGCAACTGGAGCAGGTGCTGATGAATATCGTGCTCAATGCGCTTCAGGCGATCCGGGAAAAAGGCGGCGCCGAGCGCGGCCTGATCCGAATCAGAACCTGGCAGGAAGCGGATTTTGTCTGCTGCAGCATCAGCGACAACGGCGCGGGGCTCGACAAGGAGAAGAGCGGTCGCGTCTTCGAAGCGTTTTTCACGACGCGTCCGGTCGGCAAGGGCGTCGGCTTGGGCCTTAGCATCGCCTATGACGTCATCGTCAACAAGCATCACGGCAAGATCACGTTTGACAGTGAAGCGGGTCAAGGCACGAGCGTGTCCTTCTGCCTGCCGCAGAACCAAAAGGAATAA
- a CDS encoding GGDEF domain-containing protein, with the protein MHSLLELYYDGKKGRILCGLLIGAAALHAGERQSAQEAALTLLMGIIVLLTLECSCLLEENRRQKMRIEELRYCSEQDALTGLKNRYAFSHIACEMEKCEEGMTVLVCDIDGLKNVNDTFGHLAGDRLIRQAAQILRQSCTERAEIFRMGGDEFIVLFAGAMNVSEILALKKQIEQAGQRLQKEERTAPTLSVGVASGRGEKLLMVIKRADQAMYASRKKERRGFSNFQYAIIEEEKKCK; encoded by the coding sequence ATGCACTCACTCTTGGAACTCTACTATGACGGTAAAAAAGGCCGCATTCTGTGCGGGCTCTTAATTGGCGCTGCGGCCTTGCATGCGGGCGAACGGCAAAGCGCGCAGGAAGCGGCGCTCACCTTACTGATGGGGATCATTGTCCTGCTGACGCTCGAATGCAGCTGTTTGCTCGAAGAGAATCGGCGGCAAAAAATGCGGATCGAAGAATTGCGCTACTGCAGCGAACAGGATGCGCTGACCGGTTTAAAGAATCGCTATGCCTTTTCACACATTGCATGCGAAATGGAGAAGTGCGAAGAAGGGATGACCGTACTGGTCTGCGATATCGACGGTCTGAAAAACGTCAATGACACGTTCGGACATCTGGCGGGCGATCGTTTGATCCGCCAGGCGGCGCAAATCCTGCGCCAGTCCTGCACGGAAAGAGCGGAAATCTTTCGCATGGGCGGCGATGAGTTCATCGTGCTTTTTGCCGGGGCGATGAACGTGAGTGAAATATTGGCACTGAAAAAGCAGATTGAACAGGCGGGGCAGCGTCTGCAAAAAGAAGAAAGGACAGCACCGACGCTATCGGTAGGCGTCGCCAGCGGACGGGGCGAGAAACTGCTGATGGTCATCAAACGCGCGGACCAGGCGATGTACGCCAGCCGAAAAAAAGAACGGCGCGGCTTCAGCAATTTTCAATATGCGATTATTGAAGAGGAAAAAAAGTGCAAGTGA
- a CDS encoding thiamine pyrophosphate-dependent enzyme has translation MAATNAGLEYAPTWCVGCGNYGILTAWKKAMGILEIDLEKVALVTGIGCGSKIGQYVNTYRIETLHGRTLPVASGVKLANHELTVIAEGGEGDGMGLGMGHFIHSARRNLDLSYFIHNNQIYALTKGQASPTTDRGTVTKFTPPPLGNVEQAVNIVQLALSAGASFVARGSAANIDQLAQLMAEAVRHRGFAVLDILQPCVSFNPVNTYQWYKERALSLESVSGYDETDRKQALEYGSLWGEKIPLGVFYRSEKPTFSDSLPQLEKGTLVAQALDGIDVTALMHKLA, from the coding sequence ATGGCGGCGACAAACGCAGGACTAGAGTATGCACCGACCTGGTGCGTCGGGTGCGGAAATTACGGCATTCTCACGGCCTGGAAAAAAGCGATGGGCATCCTGGAAATCGATCTGGAAAAAGTGGCGTTGGTAACGGGCATCGGCTGCGGCAGCAAGATCGGCCAATACGTCAACACGTACCGGATCGAGACGCTGCACGGACGGACTCTGCCGGTGGCCAGCGGCGTCAAGCTGGCCAACCACGAACTGACGGTCATTGCCGAAGGCGGCGAAGGCGACGGAATGGGGCTTGGCATGGGGCACTTCATCCATTCGGCGCGCCGCAACCTCGATCTTAGCTATTTCATTCACAACAATCAGATCTATGCGCTGACGAAAGGGCAGGCATCTCCGACGACGGATCGGGGAACGGTCACCAAGTTCACGCCGCCGCCGCTCGGTAACGTAGAACAGGCGGTGAACATCGTGCAACTTGCGCTGAGCGCAGGCGCGAGCTTTGTCGCGCGCGGTTCGGCCGCGAACATCGATCAACTGGCGCAGCTGATGGCCGAAGCCGTGCGCCATCGCGGCTTTGCGGTGCTCGACATCCTGCAGCCTTGCGTTTCCTTCAATCCGGTCAATACCTATCAGTGGTACAAAGAGCGTGCGTTGTCGCTGGAAAGCGTCAGCGGCTACGACGAGACGGATCGGAAACAGGCATTGGAATATGGTTCGCTTTGGGGGGAGAAAATACCGCTCGGCGTCTTTTATCGCAGCGAAAAACCGACGTTCAGCGATTCGTTGCCGCAGCTGGAAAAAGGAACGCTCGTCGCGCAAGCGCTTGACGGCATCGACGTGACGGCTTTGATGCACAAATTGGCTTAG